The DNA sequence TCTGGCTATGTCTATACACAATCAGGCTATCATTTTTCCATATTTCTAAACAATGTTTAGCTGGAACTTCctacatttttcatttttaacaCTCAAGCCAAAGCTTCAGTCTGCCATTGAAGCCACAACTATAAAGGATTAACGAGTCTGTTTTGTCCAGAATAGAATGTGAATTCTTTAATAAATACATATCTTCACATGACAGTTTCAATCACATAAGATTAAATACACAATAATACGCAAATTGAGTTAACAGAAAGTGAGATACATTACATACCTCCTTCaatctcttctttttcttttcagcCTGCAGTCAGCCAACTTAATCAATAAATCAGATTTTAGGCAAAAAAATGTAAAGATTCTCAGAAGAAAAAACCAGGtgagtaaaaagaaaaaggttgAAACACAATATGTGAGCCACATTAAATACAAAGCATAAAGTTTAAGTTTGTATTAGCAATAAAAGGCCACCAAAGGCACAATTGGATAGAAGAAGGATGAATAGTGTGATGGCCtaataaaaaaaccaaaagaaGAATCTCTATCCTAAGTGTTGGATGGGTATGTTACAGTATTATTGATGCCTACTCCAACAAAACCATGTGCTAGAATCTTAAGACTGAAGTCTAAAACAGCTAAAATAACATCACTGTCAAGACCTCCACCATTGGCTTTTTCAATCTAGccaaacaaagaaagaaatggACATGTATAAGTGTCAAGCAATAACatgtaataatatatatatatatatatatatatatatatatatatatatatatatatatatatatatatatatatatatatatatatatgggcACCTCTTCACTCAATAACCGGGCATTCTCTATCTCCAGCTGTTGAACATTAGACTCAAGGTCAGTTGTGTAAGCCTGTTAAAGGAAGAAGAGCATCAAAGACTATTTCCCATTAGAGAGTAAGTGGTCACAAAACCAGACAAAGGCTaagcataaaataaaagagaagaaaaatctCAACTTTAATTCAGTTCCTGTTCCTTCCAATTCAACTATTAAAGCCCCCCAATAGTGAGATTCCCAGGAACAGTGAACCTCACTTACCACATAAGAATCTCCATTTTCCAAacatcaaataaaaatatataaaaaatgaaactttattaaaaaaaaaaatagaaaaacaggGTAAGTACCTGCTTGCGTTCCCTGGACCTAGCAGCAGACTCACGATTCTTGATCATGCGTCTCTGCTTCTGAAGAGTGGCCTTGTCCACTGGTTCCTCCACCGCCCTTCTCTTTCCCTTTGCCACCGCAGCTGCCCCTCCTCCTCCACCACCGCCGCCTCCTCCTGATGATGACGAGGGTGCTGGAACTCCACTTGCCACCGCAGCATCAATCCCATTGGCAAAAGGCTCAGCCGCGGAGGAGGATGAGCCTTCAACGGCGGGCACCTGCGGGAACTGATGAGGAACaggatgatgattatgaagaggAGCAACAGCGGTGACGTCGTCATCAGTGACGGCAGCGTTTTTTGAGAGGAAAGCCTCAAGGGTCATTTCCTCGAACGGGTGGTGATTATGGTGAGTTGCGTCTCTGTGAGAGTGGGTTAGGATCATGTCTTTCCAGACATCATCGACGGTTTTGGGCGGAGGAGGAGGGGATGAAGAAGGATTTGAGGGGTGAGAGGTGGTGGTTGTTGTGGCGGTGTAGATGGAGTTTAGAAGATCGTCCATTACCATGGACGAGTTTGAATAATAATGCAGATTTTGATTGTGAAGAAGGGAATAATAATtagaagaagcagcagcagcagaagaagaagaagaagaagaagacgatgatgaagaagaagaatcgcGTGGCAGATCCGTATTCGTCGTGACAATCTTCGACGACGCCATGCCGCGTTTCTagctctctctttctctttctcttttttctgtTATAATAGTAgtgttttgtttttttcttatttttctttgattggATACTTGGATGGACGGATTTGCCACTATAAAAAGAGTTTGGGAGTGAGTGAGTAAGAAAGCATTGCGATTGGCCAATTTGGGAACGAATATTATGTCATCATCGTACTCTTCACAGCTCAGTTGCTTcgccctaccctaccctacgcAACCACCCTTTGGCTTACTTCACTTTCACATTGGAATTCGGGATCTACCCCCTTAAATACATACTTAACTACTTGGATTTGGATTCTTTTATATTTAGTCTTAGTCTCACCTATGAAAttaatggtgagagatcacactttattctctaaagtgaaattcaaattttagaggatccaaatcctaACTAGTTATAGTACACTGTATTAAGTTATTAACAATTTACCACAAACATATTTTACGTACATACTCAATTATCGtagtattttataaatttttaatgcaattatataataataaattttttatgcatGATACTATTCAGGGACGGTTCTACATACATTTTTTGTGGGAGCAAGCGTCCCCACtacaatttgaaatttttttgagtaatatatgataataatatttatttgcccccattagattattaaatttgacCCCACAATAAATTTTTACTCAACTTTTGGTACTTAATcgtcaatttaaaa is a window from the Arachis stenosperma cultivar V10309 chromosome 3, arast.V10309.gnm1.PFL2, whole genome shotgun sequence genome containing:
- the LOC130968064 gene encoding bZIP transcription factor 12-like, which codes for MASSKIVTTNTDLPRDSSSSSSSSSSSSSSAAAASSNYYSLLHNQNLHYYSNSSMVMDDLLNSIYTATTTTTSHPSNPSSSPPPPPKTVDDVWKDMILTHSHRDATHHNHHPFEEMTLEAFLSKNAAVTDDDVTAVAPLHNHHPVPHQFPQVPAVEGSSSSAAEPFANGIDAAVASGVPAPSSSSGGGGGGGGGGAAAVAKGKRRAVEEPVDKATLQKQRRMIKNRESAARSRERKQAYTTDLESNVQQLEIENARLLSEEAEKKKKRLKELLEFVIPVVEKRKPKKLLRTNSVQSL